The Streptomyces sp. NBC_00569 genomic sequence GCAAGATCCGCTGGATCCTGCAGAACTCCTACCCCCAGGTCAACGACCTCGCCGAGCTGGCCCGCAAGGCCGGCGCCGGCAGCCTCACCGAGAAGGACGCCGCGGCCGGCACCCAGGTCGCCATCTGGCGCTACTCGGACGGCGCGGACGTGGACGCGGTCAGCCCCGCGGCCGAGAAGCTCGCCGACTATCTGCACAAGAGCGCCCAGCCCCTCGCCGAGCCGAAGGCCTCGCTGAACCTGGAGCCCTCCGCCGTCTCCGGCCGCGCCGGTGACCGGCTCGGTCCCGTCACGGTCCGTACGAACGCCGACAGCGTGAGCGTGACGCCGCCCGCCGACGCGGCCGCCAGCGGCGTCAAGGTCGTCGACAAGGACGGCAAGCCCGTGACGTCCGCCGTCGACGGCGGGCAGCTGTTCTTCGACGTCCCCGCGGACGCCGCCGACGGCACGGCCGCGCTGACGGTGCAGGCGTCGACGACCGTGCCGGTCGGCCGGGCCTTCGCCTCCGAGACCCGCAGCCAGACGCAGATCCTCGCCGGTTCCAGCGAGTCCACGGTCTCCGCGACCGCCACGGCGAACTGGGCGAAGAAGGGCGCGGCCCCCGCGCTGTCGGCCCAGAAGAACTGCGCCAAGGGCGGCGTGGACATCACGGCGACCAACAAGGGCGACGAGGCGTTCACCTTCAAGCTGATGGGCATCGAGCACACCATCGCTGCCGGTGCCACGCAGACGGTGACGATCCCGTTGCAGGAGGACCAGGCGTACGACTTCACGATCAAGGGTCCGAACGGCTTCGAGAAGCGCTTCAAGGGTGTCCTCGACTGCAAGACCGAGAGCACCACGGGCGGCGGTGAGCAGCCGTCGTCGCAGCCCAGCCCGGCCTCCGTGGGCGGCACCGGCACCCAGGCCGGCGACCTCGCCGAGACCGGCAGCTCGAACGCCACCCCGATGATCGCGGGCATCGCCATCGCCCTCGTGGTGATCGGCGGCGGAGCGGTCTTCCTGGTCCGTAAGAAGAAGGCCCCGGCTCAGGACTGACCCCCACCACGCCCGACCGCGGCCCCGGCCCGCCTCCACGGTGGCCGGGGCCGTATGCGTTCCCGGCCGCGGAGGGACGCCGTGCGCGAGTGCCTGCCGGTTCGTGGTGAGCGTGGTGGGCTTCCGTCCCGTCCGCGGTGGACCACGCCTGCTCCACGGTGTGTGGGTGGGCGGCGGACGGGATGGAAGCCGGGGAGAGCGATGGGTGAACGGGCCGGCTCAAAGGACGCTTCGCTTTCTTGGGGCGATCACCGGTCGGCAGCCCCGCCTCAGGAAAGCGTGCGGCTAGCTGGTGCGGACCAGCAGGGACACCGTGAGGCCGGTGGGGCGCGCTTCCTCGGACACCTTGTAGTGGGCCTGCAGCGCCGCCGCCTGAGGGAGGGGCAGCCCTTGCAGCGGATCCGGCGCGTTTCCCTCCACCACCACCCAGATCCGCTGCTCGTCCCGAAGGCACCGGGCCGGGTCGGGGCACTCGGTCGCCGCCAGGTCGTCGCGCCGGATCGGTGACTCGGAGAGGAAGACGTCGCGCAGCTTCAGGTCGCGGGGAAGGTAGTAGCTGACGCCCAGGGAGAGGGCCTCCTCCTGGACCCGGTTGTAGACGACCGCGTCGCCGGAAGCGTAGCCCTGCTGGATGGTCCGTGCGGCCGCGGCGAAGTCGGGGCCGTCCGACCAGTAGTGCGCGAGCGGCTCGCGCATGGATTTCTGGTCCGAGAGCGTGAGCAGGGTGAGGACCGCGAGGACCGACGCGATCACCCGCCGGGACCGTGCCGCGGTGGCAAGCCCGGCCCCGGCCAGCATCGCGAGCGCCGGCAGGGTGAACAGCATGTAGCGGAAGTAGAAGTACGAGATGTGTCCGTGGGACACCGCCCAGATCAGCAGGACGGGCGCCACGGCCGACACGGTGCAGAAGACGACGGCGTCGCGGCGCGCCCGGCAGGCGACGAGGGCCAGCAGGAGCACCGTCCCCGCGCACAGGCCGGAGTAGAACAGCTGGGACCAGATGTCGATCAGGCTCCACGGCCCCGGCTTGGCGATCCACCAGATCTGCCGCGCGGTCTGCGCCCTGCCCAGCACCACGACCGGGACCAGCCAGACGACGCCGCCCAGAACCGCGCAGCCGAAGCCGAGCCAGGTCCGGCGCTCGCGCCGGGCCCGCATGGCCACCAGGACCAGATGTCCGATCAGGCACGTCAACGCGATCAAGTGGAACAGTCCGACGGCGGTCAGGGCGAGCGCGTAACCCGCCCATCGCC encodes the following:
- a CDS encoding LAETG motif-containing sortase-dependent surface protein — protein: MFSAVSVLSAVTPSGRRAARFAAAALVSGLVATAAISGAGAASADEVPQQQGGATATIGGLKTYGQAVIHDHGQDQPVSAGLFEMSVDNGGTLQTYCIDIHNPTQRDAKYQETPWSGTSLNGNADAGKIRWILQNSYPQVNDLAELARKAGAGSLTEKDAAAGTQVAIWRYSDGADVDAVSPAAEKLADYLHKSAQPLAEPKASLNLEPSAVSGRAGDRLGPVTVRTNADSVSVTPPADAAASGVKVVDKDGKPVTSAVDGGQLFFDVPADAADGTAALTVQASTTVPVGRAFASETRSQTQILAGSSESTVSATATANWAKKGAAPALSAQKNCAKGGVDITATNKGDEAFTFKLMGIEHTIAAGATQTVTIPLQEDQAYDFTIKGPNGFEKRFKGVLDCKTESTTGGGEQPSSQPSPASVGGTGTQAGDLAETGSSNATPMIAGIAIALVVIGGGAVFLVRKKKAPAQD
- a CDS encoding glycosyltransferase family 39 protein, translating into MATLSPTAPRTDDDPAREAQHGDRKATAVRLWWCPAMVTLVLAMYRIGEPLLGRDELTSWDMSGRSVGQVLATVQRVDGVLGTYYLILHAWTSVFGDSALALRVPSALAMTGAACCVALVGRRLFGHRAGLAAGLLFALIPGVSRFAHEARPYALVVLAVILSALLLLRALDRPGSPWRWAGYALALTAVGLFHLIALTCLIGHLVLVAMRARRERRTWLGFGCAVLGGVVWLVPVVVLGRAQTARQIWWIAKPGPWSLIDIWSQLFYSGLCAGTVLLLALVACRARRDAVVFCTVSAVAPVLLIWAVSHGHISYFYFRYMLFTLPALAMLAGAGLATAARSRRVIASVLAVLTLLTLSDQKSMREPLAHYWSDGPDFAAAARTIQQGYASGDAVVYNRVQEEALSLGVSYYLPRDLKLRDVFLSESPIRRDDLAATECPDPARCLRDEQRIWVVVEGNAPDPLQGLPLPQAAALQAHYKVSEEARPTGLTVSLLVRTS